One genomic segment of Candidatus Berkiella aquae includes these proteins:
- a CDS encoding low affinity iron permease family protein, translating into MKDKADNKPNFFHRFAQKVSDFVGNAWVFVAMLLLVLAWIVSGPFFGFSDTWQLIINTTTTIITFLIVFIIQNTQNRDTKALQLKLDELIRVHKLAHNSLIDLDELSDEQIKELEKHFVAISKSNQESN; encoded by the coding sequence ATGAAAGATAAAGCTGACAATAAACCTAATTTTTTTCATCGGTTTGCCCAAAAAGTTTCTGATTTTGTAGGGAATGCATGGGTATTTGTCGCAATGCTGCTTTTAGTATTAGCTTGGATTGTGTCGGGCCCATTTTTTGGATTTTCAGATACCTGGCAACTTATTATTAATACCACAACAACGATTATCACTTTTTTGATCGTTTTTATTATTCAGAATACACAAAATCGTGATACCAAAGCACTTCAATTAAAATTAGATGAATTAATTAGAGTTCATAAATTAGCGCATAATTCACTCATCGATCTTGATGAGCTTTCTGATGAACAAATAAAAGAATTAGAAAAACACTTTGTGGCAATTAGTAAATCAAATCAAGAAAGTAATTAA
- a CDS encoding L,D-transpeptidase family protein, whose protein sequence is MKAILTFGTLTVISLSLFSPIIHAEYAKTICTNSELYDCYKVKKGETWESMFPDPENRSFVKKINRMNIQVRPGLIIAVPKDKSIDSVEFLKYSPFPQNTATNGEELIKVDLSDLAWAAYDSDGTLVKWGPISGGKSSSTITGTFTFYRKQGNGCVSSKYPIPRGGAPMPYCMHFKGPYAMHGSPTVPGFHASHGCVRLFTDDAKWLNENFVDTGSTKVRVQK, encoded by the coding sequence ATGAAAGCAATTCTTACCTTTGGTACGTTAACTGTCATTAGCTTATCTTTATTCTCTCCTATAATACATGCAGAATATGCCAAAACTATTTGTACTAATTCAGAGCTTTATGATTGTTATAAGGTGAAAAAGGGGGAAACTTGGGAATCAATGTTCCCAGATCCAGAGAATCGCAGCTTTGTAAAAAAGATCAATAGGATGAATATCCAGGTTCGTCCAGGATTAATCATTGCGGTTCCCAAAGATAAATCCATTGATTCTGTCGAATTTTTAAAATATTCGCCTTTTCCACAAAATACGGCAACGAACGGTGAAGAGCTTATTAAGGTTGATTTAAGTGATTTAGCTTGGGCGGCTTATGATTCAGATGGAACATTAGTGAAGTGGGGGCCCATATCAGGAGGGAAATCATCTTCCACTATCACAGGAACGTTTACTTTTTATCGAAAACAAGGGAATGGCTGTGTTTCAAGCAAATATCCAATACCCAGAGGTGGCGCGCCAATGCCATATTGTATGCATTTTAAAGGTCCTTATGCGATGCATGGTTCGCCGACCGTACCAGGATTTCATGCCAGTCACGGGTGCGTGCGTCTTTTTACGGATGATGCGAAATGGTTGAATGAAAATTTTGTAGATACTGGAAGTACGAAAGTAAGAGTACAAAAATAA
- a CDS encoding arsenate reductase/protein-tyrosine-phosphatase family protein translates to MKKILFICSHNKLRSPTAEALFSDYPNLEVRSAGLKNDADISLGQEDVMWADTIFVMEKAHLTKLKTKFRSLLKNQKVICLDIPDKYAYMDEALIKILKNKVPPYLK, encoded by the coding sequence ATGAAGAAAATTTTATTTATCTGTAGCCATAACAAATTACGCAGCCCCACAGCAGAAGCCCTATTTTCTGATTATCCCAACTTGGAAGTTCGTTCGGCAGGCCTCAAAAATGATGCTGATATTTCTTTAGGGCAAGAAGATGTCATGTGGGCTGACACTATTTTTGTAATGGAAAAAGCCCATCTAACGAAATTAAAAACAAAATTCAGAAGCCTACTGAAAAATCAAAAGGTGATTTGTTTAGATATACCTGATAAATATGCTTATATGGATGAAGCGTTAATAAAAATATTAAAGAATAAAGTACCGCCCTACCTTAAATAG
- a CDS encoding gamma-glutamylcyclotransferase, with the protein MTAYFAYGSNLDAAQMQERVGCSTQATPAQLVGYKLVFDKFSLNRKCGVANLRYTGFETDIVEGAVYQLNAEQLTMLDRFEGYNPSKPSRFGYQRQNVTLRDGSIAESYIVPHTYLSLPLSPSVPYLQHLLKGINAFTPDYYGALFRLKVKEGGQLRDHLPQEYLEHCIECGKQIGILYALEKKASLTTEMINLIHSENYQKDNPRAVAALQPYLEAKPQAVASF; encoded by the coding sequence ATGACTGCCTATTTCGCTTACGGTTCGAATCTTGATGCTGCTCAAATGCAAGAACGCGTTGGATGTAGCACTCAAGCAACACCAGCTCAATTAGTCGGTTATAAACTTGTATTTGATAAATTCTCTCTGAATAGAAAGTGTGGTGTTGCTAATTTACGCTACACTGGCTTTGAAACCGATATCGTAGAAGGCGCTGTTTATCAGTTAAATGCTGAACAGCTTACCATGTTAGATCGATTTGAAGGATATAACCCATCTAAACCGAGCCGTTTTGGTTATCAAAGACAAAATGTCACATTAAGGGATGGCAGTATTGCAGAAAGTTATATCGTTCCACACACATATTTATCCTTACCTTTATCGCCTTCTGTTCCCTATCTGCAACACCTATTAAAAGGAATAAATGCCTTTACCCCAGACTATTATGGCGCTCTCTTTAGGTTGAAAGTCAAAGAAGGAGGTCAATTAAGAGATCATCTGCCTCAAGAATATCTTGAGCACTGTATTGAATGCGGAAAGCAAATTGGGATCCTGTATGCCTTAGAAAAGAAGGCCTCTTTAACGACCGAAATGATAAACCTGATTCATTCTGAAAATTATCAAAAGGATAACCCACGAGCCGTTGCAGCATTACAGCCCTATCTCGAAGCTAAACCGCAAGCCGTGGCATCATTTTAA